One genomic region from Terriglobales bacterium encodes:
- the ureC gene encoding urease subunit alpha, with amino-acid sequence MSLRIPRRTYADLYGPTTGDRVRLADTEIIIEIEKDHTIYGDEITFGGGKVIRDGMGQSSTGTRECRPGVLDLVITNAVIIDHWGIVKGDIGIRDGRIVKVGKAGNPDTQAGVDPELVVGAATEVVAGENRIVTAGGVDSHIHFISPQQVYEALSNGITTMIGGGTGPATGTNATTCTPGTWNIEHMLRAADAWPMNFGFLGKGNAATGEPLAEQIEAGACGLKLHEDWGTTPAAIDACIRVADQYDVQVAIHTDTLNEAGFVDDSIAAIAGRTIHAYHTEGAGGGHAPDIIKVAGIPNILTSSTNPTRPYTVNTLAEHLDMLMVCHHLNPLVPEDVAFAESRIRPETMAAEDILHDLGAISMMSSDSQAMGRIGEVVTRTWQTAHKMKVQRGPLAGDSSSNDNQRVKRYVSKYTINPAITHGISGEVGSIEPGKLADLVLWHPAFFGVKPEMVIKGGFIAWSIMGDANASIPTPQPVFYRPMFGAFGSATRSIAVSFVSSAAISRKLPVAKRMVAVKKCRDLRKSDMLHNTATPKIEVDPETYEVRADGELLTCEPASVLPLAQRYFLF; translated from the coding sequence ATGAGCCTGCGCATTCCTCGCCGTACTTACGCGGACCTCTACGGTCCCACTACGGGTGATCGCGTCCGGCTGGCCGACACCGAAATCATCATCGAAATCGAAAAGGACCACACCATCTACGGCGACGAAATCACGTTCGGCGGCGGGAAGGTAATTCGCGACGGAATGGGGCAAAGCTCCACCGGAACCCGCGAATGCAGACCCGGTGTTCTCGACCTGGTCATCACCAATGCCGTCATCATCGATCACTGGGGGATCGTCAAGGGCGATATCGGTATTCGCGACGGGCGAATCGTGAAGGTCGGGAAGGCAGGTAATCCAGATACTCAAGCTGGTGTCGATCCCGAGCTCGTGGTGGGTGCGGCCACTGAGGTCGTCGCTGGCGAAAATCGCATTGTCACCGCCGGCGGCGTGGACAGTCACATTCACTTCATCTCGCCGCAACAGGTTTACGAGGCGCTCTCGAACGGCATCACGACCATGATTGGGGGAGGCACCGGTCCGGCTACCGGTACCAACGCTACCACCTGCACGCCCGGCACCTGGAACATCGAACACATGCTGCGCGCGGCCGATGCCTGGCCCATGAATTTCGGTTTTCTGGGGAAAGGAAACGCCGCGACTGGCGAGCCTTTGGCAGAACAAATCGAAGCGGGCGCCTGCGGACTAAAGCTCCACGAAGACTGGGGCACCACTCCCGCGGCGATCGATGCTTGCATAAGAGTTGCCGATCAGTACGACGTGCAGGTTGCCATCCACACCGACACTCTCAACGAAGCCGGGTTCGTGGACGACAGCATTGCCGCCATCGCCGGCCGTACCATTCACGCTTACCACACCGAAGGGGCGGGCGGTGGCCATGCTCCCGACATCATCAAAGTTGCCGGAATTCCCAATATTCTCACCTCTTCCACCAATCCCACTCGGCCCTACACGGTTAACACACTCGCCGAGCACCTGGATATGCTGATGGTCTGTCATCACCTGAACCCGCTGGTGCCCGAGGATGTAGCCTTTGCGGAAAGCCGAATTCGGCCCGAGACCATGGCGGCGGAAGATATCCTGCACGATCTGGGGGCGATCAGCATGATGTCCAGCGATTCGCAGGCCATGGGACGGATCGGCGAAGTTGTGACTCGCACGTGGCAGACGGCGCACAAGATGAAAGTGCAGCGTGGTCCGCTGGCGGGCGACAGTTCAAGCAACGACAATCAGCGCGTGAAACGTTATGTCTCTAAGTACACCATCAATCCTGCCATCACTCACGGTATATCGGGCGAAGTAGGATCGATTGAGCCCGGCAAGTTAGCTGACCTCGTGCTCTGGCACCCGGCGTTTTTTGGGGTAAAACCAGAAATGGTCATCAAGGGCGGATTTATAGCGTGGAGCATTATGGGTGATGCCAACGCTTCCATCCCCACTCCACAGCCCGTGTTTTATCGGCCCATGTTTGGCGCTTTCGGAAGCGCGACGCGGTCTATCGCCGTAAGCTTCGTTTCAAGCGCCGCGATCTCGCGCAAGCTTCCTGTGGCCAAGCGGATGGTTGCGGTTAAGAAGTGCCGCGATCTGCGCAAGTCGGACATGCTCCACAACACCGCCACTCCCAAGATTGAAGTCGATCCTGAGACCTACGAGGTGCGCGCTGATGGAGAATTGCTGACCTGCGAACCAGCCAGCGTTCTGCCCCTGGCGCAACGCTACTTTCTATTCTGA
- a CDS encoding urease subunit gamma → MHLTPREQEKLLIFVAAEVARKRRARGLKLNYPEAVAIISAEVLEAARDGQSVSDIMTLGATILTRNDVMEGVAEMIHEVQVEATFPDGTKLVTVHDPVQ, encoded by the coding sequence GTGCACCTTACGCCTCGCGAACAGGAGAAGCTGTTGATCTTCGTGGCGGCAGAAGTCGCCCGCAAGCGTCGGGCTCGGGGATTGAAGCTCAACTATCCCGAAGCGGTGGCGATCATCTCCGCCGAAGTTCTGGAAGCAGCTCGCGATGGCCAGAGCGTTTCCGACATCATGACTCTTGGCGCTACCATCCTCACCCGCAACGACGTCATGGAAGGAGTGGCGGAGATGATTCACGAAGTGCAGGTCGAAGCCACGTTTCCCGATGGCACCAAGCTGGTCACCGTTCACGATCCAGTGCAATGA